GATTATTTTAATTTGCTTTGCAGTATGAAATCATTACATATGAAAAAAATACTGTCATCCCTTGTCATCATCTTCATGGCAATAATGAGTCTTGCTCAATCCTCCAATGATAATTTTGCAGGTAAATGGAAAACCGAGGAAGGCTTCATTATCACCATCACTTACAGCAACGGAAAATTTTCTGGTCTCGATCCCAAAGGACGTCCAACCCTCTACAATGTGCGTTTTGAAAAAAATGAATGGAAGGGGACTGTGGAAAACCATGATACTGGCCAAAAAGGTAATTGCGAAATGTACCTCCAGGGAAAAAAGTTGAAAATTGTGGCCCATAAAGGCATCTTTTCAAAAACTTTTTATTGGGTAAAACAATAAGCAAAAAATTTAATTTACGTATTTTGTGTTGCTAATTTTAAAATTGCAAAATGGAACAGTTACTAATAGCTGGTGCTGCAGCACTAAGGAAAGCTGCATTAAATGAAGATGCTAAAGCATATGTTTTGAATAATGAGGTACTTTATCGATTCATGAAGAAAGCCGCCGAACGTTATATCGGCGGTGAAAACCTTACCGAAACCGTAGAAAAGGTACGAATTTCAACGAATGAAGGTTTTAAGTGTTCGATGGAGTATATGGGGGAAAGTACGCGATCTATTGAGGAAGCGGATAAAGCCACAGATGAATTTCTAAAGATCTGTCATGTAATAAATCAAAAGGACCTCAATTCAACAGTCTCGCTCGACCTTTCACATATTGGACTAGAGATCTCAGAAGGCCTATGTTATGAAAACCTTTCCAAAATATGCGAAATAGCAAAGGGAAAGGAAGTAATCATCAGTGCCGAAGGGACAGAAAGAACAGATAGAATCTTAAAACTCTATCAGAAAGCGTCAAAAGAATTCTCCAATCTTTCCATTACGCTACAGGCATATCTCTATCGAACGGTAGATGACTTTGAGGCCATGTGCAAAGAAAGGGGGCGTATTAGGATAGTAAAAGGAGCTTTTGAAACAGCCAAAGGTTTATCCATACCACGGGGAGAGGAGCTTAATGAACAGTATCTATATTATGTTGAAAGGTTATTTTCGAAAGGCCACTTATGTTCCATTGCAACACACCATCATGAAATTCAGCAGGAAGTAAAAAAACTAATTGAACAACTAAATCCTAAAAAGGAATCTTATGAGTTTGAAAGTTTATTTGGCATCCAAACAGAGCAGTTGGTAAAATTAAAAGCTGAGGGTTATCCTACGAAGCTGTATTTTGTATATGGTCATGAATGGTATCTCTATCTTTGCAACAGATTAGCCGAATATCCATTAAATTTATTTAGAGCCTTACAAGATATTGTTGATTCAAAGTGAGAGTCGATAAAGTAAATAATAAAGCAGCGGATTTCTGAGCTTATTTAAGCTGTCCAAATGCATCCACTTTATAGATTGGATTTTAGGGGCATACTTTGAAACTTTTTGAAAAAGTAAAGAACCCACAAAAACTGAGTGTATCCGTACACTGCATCTTCAACCGGAATCGTAAGTACCCTGATCCCCATAAATTCCATTGGATTGTAATTAACAATAGGGGACTCCAATCCTGTCCCGGTTAGTATGCCGTTGACAGGTAAAAAGCCCAGCATCAGCAAAGTGAAGACTAAAGAGGCCTGCGTAATCCATTGTATCCGAAATACAAAGTGAAAAAGCACCAATGTCACCATAGTCACAGCAGCGGTAACTACGGTATAGATTCTGTCAGCATATCGAAGAGCAACAACAGCACATATAATGACACTTACAAAGACAACAATATTATTGAAGGCCGATAGCGATTGTAATCTAAAAAATTTATCGATGCAGAAATAGGTAAAAATACATGAAAAAGGGATGAAGATAAAGAATAACCATTCTTCCAATGGCAATCCTGCTATAGCCAGTCCCAAGGTATATCTTGTGTCAAACCACCACACTCCCTTACTGGTAAACCAAACATCCCAAGCTATAAAAAATACAGCAACAAGCGCTGATGCCTTTAAAAATGGGATGAACTCACGATCGAATCGAAGCCGCTTGTCGAAGGATGCGACAAAACAGATTATGACCGTAAAAAATAAGATAAGCGAATAAGTATATTGCATCATATTTTTTCATTGTTAGTATACATTTTAAAGTATTTCATTGGAACATATAAAAAGCCAAAACACTCGCCCTCCTCTTTGCCTAAATGTTTATGATGTTGTTTATGGGCGCGACGAAGCGCTAAAAAGTAAGGGTTATTCGTTTTACTCAACCATTTGAAACGTTGATGGATAAATATATCATGCACAAAGAAATATGCCATACCATAGAGCATAATTCCCAATCCAATATAAAACAGATAATTGTACCCCTTTAACGACCCGAAATACATCAACGCGATCGTGGGAAGGGCAAAAATGATAAAAAAATAATCATTCTTTTCCAGAAACCCCGCATTGCTGTGATCATGGTGATCGCGATGTAACATCCAGAGAAAGCCGTGCATAATGTATTTATGGATAAGCCAGGTGGCGCCCTCCATAGCAATAAAAGTGACCAATACTGTAATAAAATTCATAACTCTATTTTATAAGTAAGCAGCTTTGTAACGTAGATAACTTTTAAAAGCAACGTAGGCTTTTTGTGCATTAGGTATCCTAATCCTGCTTTCCAAAATTTCTTTGGAGGATTTTTTCCGAATCTTCGCAAATAGTGAAAGATAATATTTATAAGCCAGATAAACGCCAAATTTTGCCGATGCAGGCAATTTTTTGATTCCCAAAAGCGCTTCCTTAAATTCGCTGTGTATCTCATCCTCAATCTGGCTTTTGAGTGCATTGTCAAACACCGCCATATCCAGGTTTGGAAAATAGGTACGTCCAAGCACCTGATAATCGTCCTTGAGGTCACGCAAGAAGTTTATTTTTTGAAATGCAGAACCCAGTTTCATGGCGTAAGGTTTTAACTCCTCATAGCGCTGTCTATTACCTTCTGTAAAAACCTGTAAACACATCAGCCCCACCACTTCAGCCGAACCATAAATATATTCTTTATAACGTTCGGAATTATAGTCGACTTTATTCAGATCCATTTCCATGCTATGCAAAAATTGTCGGATCAGCTCGATGTCGATAGCATACTTATGCACCGTCTCCTGAAAAGACTGTAATATCGGATTTAATGAGATACCTTCCTCTAAAGCACAGTTAGTCTCGAGGTACAACCGCGCCAAAAGTCGCTGCTTATCATAACCATGAAAACTATCGACTATTTCATCAGCCAACCTTACGTAGCCATAGATTGCATAAATACTAGCCCTAATGCTTGGCTTGAGGGCCAATATACCAAGCGAGAAACTTGTACTATACTTTTCAGTTGTTTTTTTGCTTACTTCATAAGCGAGTTCATCAAATAGCTTTTTCATGGTCTTATGTTTTACGATATAATTCAATGGCTTCTTTGGCAACAATTTTCCCCGATAAGATGGATGGAGGTACTCCGGGACCAGGAACTGTCAGCTGACCTGAATAAAAAAGATTATGGACTTTCTTATTTCTAATCTTGGGTTTCCATACCGCTGTCTGTTTTAATGTATTGGCTAGCCCATAAGCATTTCCAGCGTAAGCATTGTAATCGCTGATAAAGTCGCTTACACAGTAACTTCTCTTGTATGTAATCTGCTCGTATAGGTTTTTTGTACCAGTATGCTTTTCCAAACGCTCTAACATCTTAATTAGGTATTTTTCACGTGTTTCATCATCGTCTGAGATAGCTGTCGCCAACGGCATCAACAAGAAGAGGTTCTCACTGCCTGCGGGAGCCACATGAGGATCCGTTTTGGATGGACAACATACATAGAACAGTGGATTTTGGGGCCATTTTTTTTCACCATATATACAGTCAATATGATCGTCCAACGGATGCTCAAAGAACAGTGTGTGGTGTGTTAGATTTGGGATGGAGGATTTCATCCCCAGATAATATATCAAACTCGAAGGGGCAAAGGTCCTACTCTTCCAATAATCTTCATCATAGTTTCTCAACTCCTTGGTAAGTAGTGTTTCGATATGATGATAATCAGCGGATGCAACCACAAGATCAAATGCGTAATCTACGCCATTAACACCTAATGAAGTGATCTTATTCTTTTCAATTTTTAATGTATCAACATTATGATCGAAATGAAAAGTGACACCTTGCCTCTCGGCTACTTGCTGCATCGCCAGTACTAATTGAAAAAAACCTCCTTTCGGATAATGAGTGCCAAGTGCGTAACCGCCGTAGTTCATCAGGCTATATAATGCCGGAATATCCTTGGGTGAGGCGCCCAGAAATATGACCGGAAATTCCATTAATGTCCGCAATCGTTGGTCATTAAAATATTTGGCAACATAGGATCGGAAATTGGAAAGCAAATCTAGCTTAAAAGCGCTAAGTGCAATTTTTGGAGAGAGAAATTCGCCCCAATTATGACAGGGTTTATTGACGAAATCCCGCATCCCCACTTCATACTTAAATTTTGCAGCTTCCATAAATCGATCTAACTGCATACCAGCCCCAGGTTCGATCTGTTCAAATAATAGTTTTAATTGCTGATAGGATTCCGGAACACGAACTTGTCCGGAGTCAAATATCATTTCAAATTGAGGATTGAGCGATACAAGCTCAAAAAAATCAGCTGTGCTGCATCCAAAATCCGAAAAAAAGGACTCAATGATATCGGGCATCCAGTACCAGCTCGGTCCCATATCAAATTTAAATCCTTCTGTCGTACTGAATTGTCTCGCCCTTCCACCGGGCTGCGTATGTTTCTCAAAAACATGCACATCGTACCCTGCTTTAGCAAGATACGCTGCCGCTGAAAGACCCGAAAAACCTGCGCCAATAACGGCTACCTTCTTTTTCATTTGTTTTTTTAGCTAAACTACTTGGGCAATTCCCAATCGACTTATTGGCACCGCAACTAGTAATGTACACATCCTATTGCCTTTTGTCATTTCTATCGCATCCCGATGTGGATTATAACTTCACTTGCTCCAGCAATTTTTCCGGTGCAATATTTCTATCATAGATTAATTGATGAAATTTGCTCAGTTTATCCAATAAACTTATCAATGTTATTTTTTCGTGGTAGGTCAAATCGCCTGAAACAATCTGCGTCGCATGACGTATTTTTCCCATTTGCCGGTCCAATGCCGACAAGCCATTTTCCGTGATGTAAAGCAACTTACTCCGGCGGTCCAGTTTTGAATCGTGTTGACGTATCCAACCTTGTTTGATCAAACGGTTTATAATGGCCATGCCGGCTGGTTTTTCATGAATATTCCTTCTGATCAATTCCATTTTTGTCATCTCACCAAAGGACCGTAGTGTAATAAGATAGATAAACTCCTCTTGTGTGGAAAAATCAGATTCCCAAATAGCAGCCTTTGAATAACTTTTTGCGAACCTATTCATATGCACTATTAACGTGCTGATGACACTTTCCGGACTACGCCCATTTTCCTTACCGTCCCAATTGGGTTCTTCGAGAACATCGGTTTCCTTTGTTACTATCCAACGTTTAAATCCATTTGCGTCAGTGCTATAGATTCCGTCTACGTTTTCCTGTTCAAACTCTTCAACTAATCCAATGATTTCTTTTAAAAGCTGATATTTCATACACTTTATTTAGAACATAAATATACCATATTTGTTTTAATTATTTTAAAAATAATATTTTTTAGAATAAAAATAAACCAACATCATAGCCTTAATAGTGGCAAACTGTAACCCATCGAGGATAGAGACTTGCTTTAACTATAACAAGACCAAGGTTCTAAAGTTATGTTCGTTTTTATTATTACACGTGCAACATTTTTTCCGTGAGCTCGACTAACCTATAGTCACTAACCACAAACAATCGTCATCAAGCTTTGCACAAGAACCTTAAATACATGAAAGAGTTAAAAAAAATTGCCCTAATTCTCCCATACCTGTTGTTTTTCGCTATATCTCATGCTTCGTCTAACACGACGATCGTTTCATTCATCGATTCAACCTTTACTGTTACGGGCAAAGTAGTTGATTCTATTACTAACGAACCTGTTCATTTAGTTTCCATATCCTTACTGGATCATCAAAGTGGCAGCAATCCTGTCAGAACAGTAGTGACAAATGAAAGTGGGGACTTCCAATTGATCCATAGTCAGCGTTCATTTTACCTAAAAATCAATCATATGGGCTTTCAGTTTCAGATAAAAAGAATTGTAATACCCAACGGGAGCAATATAGA
The Sphingobacterium multivorum genome window above contains:
- a CDS encoding beta-carotene hydroxylase encodes the protein MNFITVLVTFIAMEGATWLIHKYIMHGFLWMLHRDHHDHSNAGFLEKNDYFFIIFALPTIALMYFGSLKGYNYLFYIGLGIMLYGMAYFFVHDIFIHQRFKWLSKTNNPYFLALRRAHKQHHKHLGKEEGECFGFLYVPMKYFKMYTNNEKI
- a CDS encoding phytoene desaturase family protein; translation: MKKKVAVIGAGFSGLSAAAYLAKAGYDVHVFEKHTQPGGRARQFSTTEGFKFDMGPSWYWMPDIIESFFSDFGCSTADFFELVSLNPQFEMIFDSGQVRVPESYQQLKLLFEQIEPGAGMQLDRFMEAAKFKYEVGMRDFVNKPCHNWGEFLSPKIALSAFKLDLLSNFRSYVAKYFNDQRLRTLMEFPVIFLGASPKDIPALYSLMNYGGYALGTHYPKGGFFQLVLAMQQVAERQGVTFHFDHNVDTLKIEKNKITSLGVNGVDYAFDLVVASADYHHIETLLTKELRNYDEDYWKSRTFAPSSLIYYLGMKSSIPNLTHHTLFFEHPLDDHIDCIYGEKKWPQNPLFYVCCPSKTDPHVAPAGSENLFLLMPLATAISDDDETREKYLIKMLERLEKHTGTKNLYEQITYKRSYCVSDFISDYNAYAGNAYGLANTLKQTAVWKPKIRNKKVHNLFYSGQLTVPGPGVPPSILSGKIVAKEAIELYRKT
- a CDS encoding phytoene/squalene synthase family protein — translated: MKKLFDELAYEVSKKTTEKYSTSFSLGILALKPSIRASIYAIYGYVRLADEIVDSFHGYDKQRLLARLYLETNCALEEGISLNPILQSFQETVHKYAIDIELIRQFLHSMEMDLNKVDYNSERYKEYIYGSAEVVGLMCLQVFTEGNRQRYEELKPYAMKLGSAFQKINFLRDLKDDYQVLGRTYFPNLDMAVFDNALKSQIEDEIHSEFKEALLGIKKLPASAKFGVYLAYKYYLSLFAKIRKKSSKEILESRIRIPNAQKAYVAFKSYLRYKAAYL
- a CDS encoding MarR family winged helix-turn-helix transcriptional regulator encodes the protein MKYQLLKEIIGLVEEFEQENVDGIYSTDANGFKRWIVTKETDVLEEPNWDGKENGRSPESVISTLIVHMNRFAKSYSKAAIWESDFSTQEEFIYLITLRSFGEMTKMELIRRNIHEKPAGMAIINRLIKQGWIRQHDSKLDRRSKLLYITENGLSALDRQMGKIRHATQIVSGDLTYHEKITLISLLDKLSKFHQLIYDRNIAPEKLLEQVKL
- a CDS encoding lycopene cyclase domain-containing protein, which gives rise to MMQYTYSLILFFTVIICFVASFDKRLRFDREFIPFLKASALVAVFFIAWDVWFTSKGVWWFDTRYTLGLAIAGLPLEEWLFFIFIPFSCIFTYFCIDKFFRLQSLSAFNNIVVFVSVIICAVVALRYADRIYTVVTAAVTMVTLVLFHFVFRIQWITQASLVFTLLMLGFLPVNGILTGTGLESPIVNYNPMEFMGIRVLTIPVEDAVYGYTQFLWVLYFFKKFQSMPLKSNL
- a CDS encoding proline dehydrogenase family protein, yielding MEQLLIAGAAALRKAALNEDAKAYVLNNEVLYRFMKKAAERYIGGENLTETVEKVRISTNEGFKCSMEYMGESTRSIEEADKATDEFLKICHVINQKDLNSTVSLDLSHIGLEISEGLCYENLSKICEIAKGKEVIISAEGTERTDRILKLYQKASKEFSNLSITLQAYLYRTVDDFEAMCKERGRIRIVKGAFETAKGLSIPRGEELNEQYLYYVERLFSKGHLCSIATHHHEIQQEVKKLIEQLNPKKESYEFESLFGIQTEQLVKLKAEGYPTKLYFVYGHEWYLYLCNRLAEYPLNLFRALQDIVDSK